The Lycium barbarum isolate Lr01 chromosome 9, ASM1917538v2, whole genome shotgun sequence genome has a segment encoding these proteins:
- the LOC132612049 gene encoding uncharacterized protein LOC132612049, whose protein sequence is MVQAGEKRLLQLHELEKFHYHAYENAKMYKERTKRIHDKRIQSRDFEPRQLVLLYNSRLKIFGGKLKSKWSGSFEVVRVTAHGAIELKRPNSDETFLVNGQRVKHYYGEATDRARTTIDLEEA, encoded by the coding sequence atggttcaagctggagagaagagactgttgcagctgcacgagttggAGAAATTTCActatcatgcttatgaaaacgCGAAAATGTATAAGGAGCGCACCAAGAGAATTCATGACAAGCGCATCCAATCTCGTGACTTTGAGCCTAGGCAGTTAGTATTGCTGTATAACTCCAGGCTGAAGATTTTCGGTGGAAAGCTGAAGAGTAAATGGTCCGGATCATTCGAGGTAGTTCGCGTGACTGCACATGGTGCAATCGAGCTCAAAAGACCCAACTCGGATGAGACATTCTTGGTGAATGGGcagagagtgaagcattactatGGTGAGGCCACTGACCGCGCCAGGACCACCAtcgatctagaagaggcttga